In Papaver somniferum cultivar HN1 chromosome 1, ASM357369v1, whole genome shotgun sequence, a genomic segment contains:
- the LOC113347721 gene encoding uncharacterized protein LOC113347721 produces MQRIVEVRFILPAISHTFICCDGASKGNPGVAGYGFVCRDYLGGFIYAEAKGLGIAANFIAEFMDIVGAAEWELINNKVNICIHSYSSASVKAYTSGKLPWFIITRWKRIKELLRDIQFVHSLREINFSADSLAKKGVGLERG; encoded by the coding sequence ATGCAGAGGATAGTGGAGGTAAGATTCATTCTCCCTGCAATAAGTCATACATTtatatgttgtgatggagcatcTAAGGGGAATCCTGGTGTTGCAGGTTATGGATTTGTCTGCAGAGACTATCTAGGTGGATTTATCTATGCTGAAGCTAAAGGACTAGGTATAGCAGCAAACTTCATTGCTGAATTTATGGATATTGTTGGAGCAGCAGAATGGGAACTGATAAATAATAAGGTTAATATATGCATTCACTCATATTCTAGTGCGTCAGTCAAAGCCTACACCTCAGGGAAacttccttggttcatcattacaAGATGGAAAAGAATAAAAGAGCTTCTAAGGGATATTCAATTTGTACATAGTttgagagaaataaatttctctgCAGATTCGCTTGCAAAGAAAGGTGTAGGTTTGGAGAGGGGGTGA